In Paraburkholderia terrae, the DNA window CTGATTCGGCGAATGATGCACGGCGTGTGTACACCAGAACCAGCGCATCCGATGCGCGGCGCGGTGATACGAGTAGTAGCAGAATTCCTGGCCGACGAAGCAGGCCAGCCAACCACTCCAATGATTGATCGGCAAAGTCCAGAGTCTGTGCTGCCAGACCCAGTTCATGGCGTTCCCCCAGAACGCGAGCGGTAGCAACCAGCGCAGCGGATACTCACGAACGAGAAAATCGGCGACCGACACGGTAGCTGCTTTCCAGTCGTAGCTTTGTCGACCGTACCGGAGAGCAAGAACCAGCGCCTCAGCCACAGAGGCGACCAGAACCAGAGCATTAGCGTATTTCAGCAACGCAAGCAAAGCAGCCATAACCGGACCGTCGGTTCGATGATGTCGTCCAGCGTAGACCGCAATCCCATGCGCCGCAACTCGTGCGGGAACTGGTGTCACTGGTTAATGGTTGAGCGGCTTCCGCGCGTCTTAGGCGTCGAACGTTCTCTGCCACAGCCTCTCCCGTAAGACATTTGTAGACGCAGTGAAAGAGTGACAAAGGAAAAACGCGCGATCGCCGCGAGGCTATGAGGCTTGCCAGGTTCCGTGAGAATCGCTTCTACGACACGAGCGATCGTTCGTAGGTCGCCACGTTCGGCAGGTGATTTCACAATGAAACAGCTTGGCTTGCCGGCGCTCGATGAACGGTGCAGGGTTTGCGCATTTTTCGACTGAACGGCAATCGGTCGAGGACCTCACGACGCCCGAGTGCCAGTGCTTGAAAGCGCTGTGTTCGTCGTGCGAAAGGTGATGCGTATTGCCGGCCGGGATATCGGTTGTGCGCGCATGGCGAACGCGTGTCTCCAGCATTGACGCAGCGAAGATGTCAGGCGATCCCAAAGCAGTCATTCGCTTGGCGACGGAATGTCTGTCTTCGGGGCGTTTAATTGCATGGCGCGCGAAAACACGGCACGCAAGACGTCACCAACGCTAACCGTTCAACCGGACCAGAACGACAATGAGAAGCAACGACGACTCCTCCTCATCAGCATCGATATGGGCGGCAATCCGGACTGAGGCTTCGATCGCGTTACACGCATCCGTGGTGGAGATCACCGGATGGATGATCCCACTCGATCCGACCGCAACCGATGCCGACTACTTTCTGCTTGCCTTCCAGGAACCTTGTTGTGGCGGGTGCGTGCCACGCGATCCTTTCAGTTGCATTGAAGTCATGGCGCATGAGCCGGTTGTGCTCAACGCGGGCCCCGTTTGTCTCCGCGGCCGTCTGGTACGGCTGGTTGACGATCCGGCAGGCTGGCGCTACCGGCTCGAATCGGCTGAGCGCGTCTTTGGCGCAACGGGCGAGTCGGCGTCGCAATCCGGAATGAGCAGGCGAGCGTTTCTTGCGTCGGGGACGGCATTGGGGCTTGCGGCATGCATGCCGGGTCGCTTTGCGGGATACACGGATACGCACACGGACGCTAAACCGGGCGACATCGAGCAGACGAGGTGGCAGGCAACCGCGGGCGTATTGACAATCGACATGCACAGCCATGCTGGCCATGTCATCGTCTCGCGTGATCCGGCTATCGGCGCACATCGGCCGCTGACGCCCGTCAGTGCCCCGATGCGCGCAGGCGGCATGAACGTGATCTGCCTTGCGATCGTCACGGATACGGTTGTCACTCGCGTGTCCGCCGACCGAAAGCGCTTCGAGGCGTGGCGCACGCCGCAACCTGGAGAGCTTTATCAGCTTGGTCAGACGGAGTTTGTACGCGTGAAGGAACTCGTCCAGCGCGAGCAGCTTGAGATCGTGACGAGCGCCGGGATGCTCATGTCGGCCGATACGCAGAAACCACGCGCGATCATTGCGGCAGAGGGCGCCGATTTTCTGGAAGGGCAGCTAAACCGTGTCGACGAAGCGTTTTCGCTCCATCAGCTTCGGCATCTTCAGTTGACGCATTATCGGGTCAATGAACTCGGCGACATTCAGACAGAGGCGCCGGTTCATGGCGGCTTGACCGATTTTGGCGCGGACGTCGTGCGCCGCTGCAATACGCTCGGGATCGTGGTGGATATTGCGCACGGCACCTACGATCTCGTGAAACGGGCGGCGTCTGTCACGACAAAACCACTGGTGCTCTCTCACACGGCGCTGGCAGGACATCCGGGCCCGCGCAGCCGTTTGATCACGGCCGACCATGCGCGCGCGGTCGCTGAGACGGGTGGCGTTATCGGCGTCTGGCCGAGTTCGGGGTCATTCCGCGATCTGGATGGGATGGCGCATGGCTTCAGACGCATGGCGGATGTGGTGGGCGTCGAACACGTGGGACTGGGCACGGATATGCTCGGCTTCATCTCTCCTCCTGTGTTCCGTAGCTATGAGCAGTTACCCGCGCTGGGCGCGGCACTGCTTGCCGCTGGCTTTTCACAGGCAGAAACAGGGCAGATTCTCGGTGGCAATTATCGGCGCGTGTTTGAGGCCTCGGTCATTTGACGACGCATCATCACGACGACAACGGGAGCATCGGACACTCAACCTACGTGCGAAGGATGACCGCGTCGGCTCGTAAACAGTCACGGTCGAATCAAAATCGCGATCCGCAACCGCTCGGTAGAACGTGAGCGGCGGACAGACATAGCCCGCCCCTGTAGGCCGGCTCGTGCCAGGTGCGCGCAATTCCAACAGAGATTGTCGCGACCTGTTCGAATCACCACCGCACATGCGTGTGATCAATCAGGCCGCCCAGAGGCCTGTACCCATTTCAAGACGGCGTCCGTCCGGCGGGAATACGTGCCACGTGTGGTCGGCGTGACGAAAGAAGAACAGTGAGAAGGAACCGTCGTATCGCTCGATCTGAATGCACACGCGACGCACATTGCCGACGCGTGAGCGCTCCAGCAGCCGTACTCGCGCTGTATGCCCACGCGTCGTGCCGATCAGTTTTTCCACCTGAAAGCGAAGTGATGTGTTGCCCACCGCCATATCTCTTCCCCCGATGTCCGATGAATCGATGCTACGCAAAGCGTCACGCGCATCAAATCGGGGGGCAACGGAATCTGTCCTCAGGAAATTCTGATTTGCTTCATCAGGATTTCCCGGGCGGTTGCGGCGTGAAGCGTCGGCATACGACAGTTTTACTCAACCCCGGTGGCCTCCCGGGCGGCTAGTATGCCGTTTGTGCAGGCCGTAATCCGGCCGCGGAGGGGCAAGCGTCAGTGCAAGTGTTGCCCGGTTCAGTTGCCGAAGTAGATCGAACGTGGCGACGTAGGATCTGCTGCTACACGATGGCCTGCCTGATGCGAACCTTTGGCGACCGAACCATAGCCGCTCGCGTCACCATTCTGGGCAGCGACCTTCGCTTCCGCCGCCTGGATGTTCTGCGGATAGTCATCTGGGTTAGATGTAGCCGGGTTGTATCCTGCCTTCTCCAACTGAACCAGCTCTGCGCGAACCTGTGCACGTGTCACATCACCATTCGATTGGGCGAAAGATGCGACGGGAACGACGATGATTGCAGCGAGTGCGACAGCCTTGATGAGCGACTTCATGATTGACCTCCAGTATCTTGTTTTCGGTTCTCGCGGACCTGTTGTTCCGTAACCGTTGAAAAGATTCTAGACGCGGGGAAGTTTAGGGTAAACGCTTGGTCGACCAATTCATTGTTGTGGCATTTAAGACAATGCGACGCCCTACGAATCTGGGTTGTGGGTGTGGATTTGTGTAGCGGGTTCGATCAAATACCACCCTATCAAAGATGCAATTTCCATGCGTTATTTTCATCCGGTACGCGCCCGGTTTCCGATTTAACATTTGGGTCCGGCTCTGGAGGCTGCCGAATTCGCAGGGTCGGGCATAAGAAGACTGGAACAAAACTATCGAATACCAAACGGTCGGGCGGCGTCAGCAGAAACGATGCGCCTGGCAACGTTTAATCCAGATAAGGCCGGAGACAAATTCATGCTGAGCCCTCACGAATTCGCCACCCTCATGCTCGTGAAGTCCGCGCCCGAGCAGATTGACCTGAACCGGGAAGAACTTGACACTCTGCTGGAACGTCAGTTGATCGCGCTCGAAGAGCTCGCGTCTGGCGCCCAGCGTCCCCGCCTCACCCGCGATGGCGATTCAGTCCTTCGCGCCATCACCGGAAAACACTGAGCGGCAACCGTCACGGACGTGTTGAGGATTGCATTGTCGCAACCCGAACGCGTCACGCGTATAGCGACGTGTCTACGGTGACGGTCGATTCCGCAAGCACGCTGTAAAAGCACCGCACATGCGCGCGCCACCTCTGTGCATGTGCGGTCTACTCACGCGATCCCGATGTCCCACGTGACCCGCCAGAATGGTGCGGCACGTCCACGGGAATCGCCCACATGGGAGTTCAACATGCTTAACCAGGACCAGATTGCTACAACCCGACAGGCCAATCTCGATCTGTTTTTCGGCCTGAGCAGCAAGGCAGTCGAGGGCGTCGAGAAACTGGCTGCGCTGAACATTCAGGCGATCCGGGCAACGGTCTCGGACACGTTCGATCTGGCGCAGAAGTCGTTGTCGGTGAAGGAGCCGCAAGACTGGCTTGCGCTGCAAAATGGCGCCGCCGCGACGATCGCAGAAAAGGTACAAAGCTACAGCCGCCAGGTATTCGACATCGCATCGGCGACGCAAGCCGAATTCGCACGGGTTGGACAGGCGCAGGGCGAAGCCTACCGACGCCAGATGCAGACGGTGGTGGAGGACGCGACCAAAAACGCGCCGACCGGCTCTGAGGCCGCCATGGCAGCGCTGAATTCCGCCATCGCGGCCGCCAACACGCTGTATGAAACCTTGCAGGGCGCTGGCCAGCAGGCGGTCGAAGTCACACG includes these proteins:
- a CDS encoding dipeptidase — protein: MPRDPFSCIEVMAHEPVVLNAGPVCLRGRLVRLVDDPAGWRYRLESAERVFGATGESASQSGMSRRAFLASGTALGLAACMPGRFAGYTDTHTDAKPGDIEQTRWQATAGVLTIDMHSHAGHVIVSRDPAIGAHRPLTPVSAPMRAGGMNVICLAIVTDTVVTRVSADRKRFEAWRTPQPGELYQLGQTEFVRVKELVQREQLEIVTSAGMLMSADTQKPRAIIAAEGADFLEGQLNRVDEAFSLHQLRHLQLTHYRVNELGDIQTEAPVHGGLTDFGADVVRRCNTLGIVVDIAHGTYDLVKRAASVTTKPLVLSHTALAGHPGPRSRLITADHARAVAETGGVIGVWPSSGSFRDLDGMAHGFRRMADVVGVEHVGLGTDMLGFISPPVFRSYEQLPALGAALLAAGFSQAETGQILGGNYRRVFEASVI
- a CDS encoding DUF4148 domain-containing protein yields the protein MKSLIKAVALAAIIVVPVASFAQSNGDVTRAQVRAELVQLEKAGYNPATSNPDDYPQNIQAAEAKVAAQNGDASGYGSVAKGSHQAGHRVAADPTSPRSIYFGN
- a CDS encoding phasin family protein, producing MLNQDQIATTRQANLDLFFGLSSKAVEGVEKLAALNIQAIRATVSDTFDLAQKSLSVKEPQDWLALQNGAAATIAEKVQSYSRQVFDIASATQAEFARVGQAQGEAYRRQMQTVVEDATKNAPTGSEAAMAALNSAIAAANTLYETLQGAGQQAVEVTRSNLDMAAAASKSARRAIDPVLPAAKR